The region CGGTGAAGCCGGCGGGGAAGCGGGGGGCGATTTCCTCGGCCACGAAACGGCGCCAGTCGGCCTCGCTCACGCCCAACTGGCTGCCGATGTTGCGGCCGAACAGCAGTTCGATCGTGGTCGAACGGTCGAAGCCCGCCGCACACGGCGCCTCGCCCAGGGTGGCGCAGCCGGCGGTGCCCGCCAGCAGGACGGCGGTCGTGGCAAGCCCGATGAGGCGCATGGCCGATCTCCCCCTCAAATACCCTCCACCGCTAAAGCCTCGGCCGCGGCTGGTCAACCGCCTTGGCCCGCGCCGGCCGCCTTGGCCGCGGGCGGCCGCCCCGGCGGTGGAAGCGGCAGTCGGGGGCCAGCGGGCAGGCGGCGCAGGCGGGATCGAGGGCGCGGCACGCGGTCTGCCCCAGTTGCTTCAGCAGCATGTGTAACCCGTCGAGATCGTCGGCGCCCCAGCCGGCGGTGGCGGCCATCACGAAATCATAGGCCCGGCGCGTGGCGGCGGCGGGGCCGACG is a window of Oleomonas cavernae DNA encoding:
- a CDS encoding DUF3574 domain-containing protein, whose amino-acid sequence is MRLIGLATTAVLLAGTAGCATLGEAPCAAGFDRSTTIELLFGRNIGSQLGVSEADWRRFVAEEIAPRFPAGFTVLDGAGQWRGDDGTIVSEPSKLVVIVAVAPEARPQVEAVRAAYKERFKQEAVLAIAREECVGF